The nucleotide sequence GGATATTTCTGCCCGTTTGCGAGGAACCGGTCCAGCAGCCCGCGCTGGTCCATGATCTCGATGCTGCGCGGGTGCAGGCCGAGCGAGCGGACCGCGCTGCCCGGCTCCGCGTCCTTCTCCAGCACGAGCACGTCCACGCCATGCAGGCGGAGTTCGCTGGCCAGCATCATCCCCGTTGGCCCGCCGCCGCTGATGATCACGTCGAACACGGTGAAACCCCCATTCCAGGAACGTCTTAAACAGCGTATTGACTTTCGATAGATAACTCCAGATTATTGAGCCATGTCTATTGTAAGTCGATTGGTCCTCCCGCTTCGGGTCCTGCTGGTGATGGTGTTCCTCGGGCTGCTGGTGGCCCAGGTGATGTCGTTCCCCGGCGAGTTTCTCTTCACCCGCGAGGAGGGGCCGCGGATGGATCCGTGGCGCTGGCCCATGCTCCTGTTTTTCGAGCTGGAAGCCGTGTGCCTGCAGGTTGTGATCGTGTGCATCTGGCGGCTGCTGACCCTGGTCCAGCGCGGCCGGATCTTCACCCCGGCCTCGCTGCGGTGGGTGGACGTGATCATGTGGGCGTTCGTCTCGGCGTGGCTGCTGCTGGCGGTCATGGCAGGATCCCTCATCTCGTACATCTACTTCACCCCCGAACTGCGCGACCCCGGACTGCCTGCGGTGCTGATCGGCATCACGCTGATTGGTGCGGTGCTGGTTCTGCTGATCGTGGTGCTGCGCGATCTGCTGCGGCAGGCGACGTCACTGCAGGCCGACATGGAAGGGGTGATCTGATGGCAATCGTGGTGCGCATCGACGTCGAACTCGCCAAACGCAAGATGAGCGTGGGGGAGTTTGCCGAGCGGGTGGGGATCACCCCCGCCAACGTGGCGGTGCTGAAGAACGGCCGGGCCAAGGCGGTCCGATTCAGCACGCTGGATGCGATGTGCCGGGTCCTGAACTGCCAGGCGGGCGACCTGCTCGAGTGGGTCGACGACGGCCCTGCCGGCGATGCTGCTGCCGATGGAACGGGGACGGGCGGCGATCCGGCGGCGGGCGGCGATCCGGGGGAGGGCTAAGACCCGCGGGGCACTCTGTCCGGGTGCACCATGTCACCGAATCCGTGCACCATCCAGCGGCCGTGGTCCGGACGCCACACGAGCGTGATCAGCAGCGGGTCGTCCAGTGCTGCGGGAGGTGTCAGGGCCATATGTGCCTGGGCTTCGCGGATGACGCGCATATAACAGACGTCCAGGTCGCCGTGGGCGTAGACAGCTTCCTGCAGCATGCCGGGGTCTTCGATGGAGTCCAGCAGGGCGGCGGCGATTTCGAAGGATCCCCACAGGGGCCGCGACTCCGGGGTGACGATCAGGTGCAGGTCGTCCAGGTTCCTTGCCCTGTCGTGCAGCGCCCTGAAGAACCAGTATCCGATCCGGCGTGGATCGTCAGCTATCTCCTGCGATTCTTCCGACTCCAGGTCAAAGTCCCTAGTCATGGCATAAAGCTACTCGCGGGACAGTGCGCTGGCGAGAGGTTGGCACGGTAACGGTCTTGCATCAAACATAGACGAGTGTAAATATTTATATGTGTCTATGTCTTTGGAGCTGACCCCGGTCCAGACGGTCGCCTGCTGCTCGCCCCTGGCGCGGGAGCCTTTGTCCGAGAACGAGGCGGCGCAGATCGCCCCGCTGCTGAAGGCGCTGGCCGATCCGGTCCGGCTGCGGCTGATGTCCCTGGTCGCCTCGCACGAGGGCGGCGAGGCGTGCGTCTGCGACCTGAACGACGCCTTCGAGCTCTCGCAGCCGACCATCAGCCACCACCTGAAGCTCCTGCACGAGGTGGGTTTGCTGGACCGTGAGAAGCGCGGAGTCTGGGTCTACTACCGTGCCCGGACCGAGGCGCTGCAGAGCCTCGCGGCTCTGATTGGGGGACAGGCCAAATGAGCATCCTCGCCCGCCGGGCCGCGGCCGAGGTCATCGGCACCGCCTTTCTGGTGATGGCCGTCGTCGGGTCCGGTGTGATGGCCACGCGGCTGTCCCCGGACGACGTCGGGCTGCAGCTTTTGCAGAATAGCCTCGCCACGGGCGCCGCCCTGGTGGCGCTGATTGTCGCCCTGCAGCCGGTCTCGGCCTCCTTCAACCCGGTGGTGACGCTGGTTGAGCGGGCCCTGGGCATGCTCGACACCAGGACGGCAGCGGGACTGGTCGGCGCCCAGTTCGCCGGCGGTCTGGCCGGCACCATCGCCGCGAACCTGATGTTCGGCCTGGACGCGGTCACCGTCTCCACGCAGGAACGCACCGGCGCGGGGCTGTGGCTGGGCGAGGTCATCGCCACAGTAGGGCTGCTGCTGGTCGTCTTCGGCGCCGTCCGGTCCGGCCGGGCGGACCGGGTGGCGTTCGCCGTCGGCGGCTACATCGCCGCGGCGTACTGGTTCACCAGCTCCACCAGCTTCGCCAATCCCGCGGTGACCCTAGCCAGAACTGTCACTGACAGCTTTACCGGCATCGCGCCGTCGTCGGTACCGGCATTCATCCTGGCCCAACTGCTCGGTGGCGCCGCCGGCTATGTCCTGGTCCGTTTCCTTTACCCGACTCTCGCAACCTCCGCCGTCGAGGCCGACCGAAAGGTGCTCTCATGAGCCAGAAGCCCTCCGTCCTGTTCGTCTGCGTCCACAACGCCGGCCGCTCCCAGATGGCCGCGGCGTTCCTCACCACGCTGTCCCGGGGCGCGATCGAGGTCCGCTCCGCCGGGTCCCAGCCCGCCGAGAAGGTGAACCCGGCCGCGGTGCAGGCCATGGCCGAGGTGGGCATCGACATGTCCGCCGAGATCCCCAAGGTCCTCACCACCGAGGCGGTGCAGGACTCCGACGTCGTGATCACCATGGGCTGCGGCGATGAGTGCCCCTATTTCCCGGGCAAGCGCTATGAGGACTGGGTCCTGGAAGACCCGGCCGGCAAGGGCGTCGAGTCCGTCCGGCCCATCCGCGACGAGATCAAAACCCGGGTCGAGGCCCTGATCGCCTCCCTGACCCCGGCCACCGCATAAACCAACCCGCCAGGGGAGGGGGTGACACACATGAACACCGGCTGCTGCGACGACGACTGCTGTGACGACGGACAGGGCTGCTGCTGACTGCCCTCCCGCTTTCCTGCCCAACTAACTCGCAGTTGTAGTCGTTTTGGGCCCTCAAAACGACTACAACTGCGAGTTAGTTGGGCTCCCAGCCGCCGAACTCACTCCTACACGAAAGTGGACAGCATGACTGCACTGAATTCCCTGCCCGTCGCCGTGATCGGTGCCGGACCTGTTGGCCTGGCAGCGGCCGCGCACCTGCTCGAGCGCGGGCTGGAACCGCTGGTCCTCGAAGCCGGCCAAGCGGTCGGTGCCGCCCTGCGCGAATGGGGCCACGTCCGGCTGTTCTCCACTTGGCAGTACAACCTCGACGCCGCCGCCGTCCGTCTCCTGGAACGCGTCGGCTGGCAGGCACCCCGGCCCACCGCGCTGCCCTACGGATCGCAGATCGCCGCGGACTACCTCGAACCCCTGGCCGCCACACCCGAACTCAAAGACCGGATCCGCACCGGGGTCCGGGTTGTTGCCGTCACCCGGCATGGCATGGACAAGGGCCGCAGCCTGGGCCGCGACGAGACTCCGTTCCTCCTCCGGATACAGCACAGCAACGGCGACGTCACTGAAGTTCTGGCCCAGGCCGTCATCGACGCCTCCGGAACCTGGGCCACCCCGGCGCCCCTCGGTACCTCCGGGCTGCCCGCCCCGGGGGAGGCCGAAGCCCGGACCGCCGGCTTGGTCACCGGACCCCTGCCCGACGTCACCAAGGACGGCTTCGCCGGCCGCCGCACCCTGGTCATCGGATCCGGGCATTCGGCCGCGAACATGGTCCTTGACCTGGCCCGCCTGGCTCGCACTCATCCCGGAACCGAGGTTCTTTGGGCCATTCGCGCCGTAACGCCGGCGCGTGCCTACGGCGGCGGTGACGCCGACCAGCTGCCCGCCCGCGGGCAGCTCGGCGCCCGGCTCCGCACCGCCGTCGAAACCGGAGCAGTACGGCTCCTGACCAGCTTCCAGACCAGCCGCCTCGAATCCGCCAGCAGCGGTGTGGTGACCGTCCACGCCGTCGATGGCCGCAGCGTCGAGGCTGAGCGGATCATCGCCGCCACCGGGTTCCGGCCCGACCTGACCATCCTCTCCGAGCTGCGGCTGGACCTGGACCCCGCCGTCGATGCGCCCAAGGAGCTGGGACCGCTGATCGACCCGGACTTCCACAGCTGCGGCACCGTCCCGGCGCACGGTGCGAGGATCCTGGCCCAGCCGGAGAAAGACTTCTACCTTGCCGGCATGAAATCCTATGGCCGGGCGCCCACCTTCCTCATGGCCACCGGTTATGAACAGGTGCGCTCCATCGCCGCCGCCCTGGCCGGGGACACTGCAGCCGCGGACGCCGTCGAACTCGAACTCCCCGAAACCGGCGTCTGCTCCACAAACATCCCCGATCCCACAGGCTTCACGGAAGAACCCGCCGGGGACCCGCGCTGCGGAGGCTCGGATCCCGTCCCCGCCACGTTCGGATTTCCCAGCGGACTCCAGCACGGCCGTGTCGGAGAAACAGCCCTCCCGTGACTCGGCAGGGCTCTCCCGGAGGGAATGGGCGTTCAACCCAGCCGGCATCGACGGCCACTGATCCGCTGCAGCGACCCTACTGCCTTTGAACTATGTCGTCCGCGACCCGGTGAAGATCCTGGGCCCAGCCGGTGGAACGGTTGCGTGTTCCCGAACCGGCCTCAAAGTTGGTGAGCGCTTCCGCTATGCGCTCCAAGGCCTCCGAGATGTTGGCCTTGACGGCTTCATAGCCTTCCTCCGAGCGGGGATCTGCCGAGGCTACCTTCAGCAGCTCCGCACCGGCCGCGATGATCAGTGAAGCCTCGTACTCGTTCACACTCGTACCTCGGATTTTCTTGGTGGTCGATGGTGCGCGATCTGCCTGCCAGCACAACTGTACATCCGCCTCCCGGTGTCCTGCCGGGAACCTACGTGAAGATGTCCGCCACGTACCTGCCGTGCGTGCGCTCCACCTCGTCCATCCAGGCATCGGCGTCCGCTTCCGAAGCGCCCGTGGCCTCCTGGTAGATGCGCTCGCAGGTGTCGCGGACCTCCGGCGCCATGTTCTTCCCGTCGCCGCAGACGTACACCGTGGCACCCTGCCGCACCAGTTCCTTCACGTCCGCCCGGTCCGCCCAGAGCCGGTGCTGCACATACTTCTGCCCGTCGGACGGCGCCTTGGAGAACACCGGCCGCAGGTCCAGGTTGGCCTGCTCCGCCCAGGACTCGAGCTCGGCCCGGTAGAGGAAATCCGTGTCCGGCGCCCGGCACCCGAAGAACAGCAGGGACTTCGCCGGCCTGATGTCCTCCGCCTGCGCCCGCAGCGCCCGGTCCTGCACGAACCCGCGGAACGGCGCCAGCCCGGTCCCGGCGCACACCATGATGACCGGCATCGCCAGGGACTCCGGCGGATGGAAGGCCGCGTTCGACGGCCGCACCGTCACCGCCACCCGCGATCCCGGCCGCGCCTGGGCCAGGTACGTGGACGCCGCCCCCTCGAAGGTGCCGCGCCCGGACCACGCCGGGGCCTGCACGACGGCGAACGTCAGGGTCGCGTGGTCAGGGCTCCAGAGCGGGGACGACGAGATCGAGTACCGCCGCGGGGTCAGCTGCGTGAGCAGCTGCAGGAACGTCGTGAGCGGCAGCTGGCACGACGGGTGCATCTCCAGCAAATCCAGCAGCGAAACCCTCTTGTCCACGATCTCGGCCGCATGCCGCTGCCGGTCCTGCGCCAGTGCATTGAGCTTCATGCGCTCCTCCATGTCCGTTGCCACCTCGGCCAGCTGTTCCAGCTGCGGCCGGGTGGCCGGCACCGCGAGTTCCACATAGCTGCTGAGCAGCTCGCCCACGGCCACGGGCGTGCCGGTGGGCAGGAACGTGTCCCCGTGCTCCATGGACAGCACCACGTGGGAGTCGTAGTCCAGGTTGAGGCGGGTGAGGGCCCGCTGCACCAGGTCCGCAGGGTTCAGCGGCAGCACGGCCAGGTAGTCGCCTGCCCGGTAGCCCATGCCCTCCGGCAGCGCGATCTCCACGTGCCGCTTGGACCGGGCGTCGGGCTTGGTCAGGTCCACCAGCTCCCGGTTGACGACGACGGTGCCCAGCGCCAGATCACCCTGCCGCAGCAGCGCGTCCCGGACGTTGCCCACGAACTGAACCTCCAGCTGCGGTTCGCCGGCGGGTGCGGTGGTCTTCTGCCCGAGGGCGCCGTCCACCGCAGGCCAGAACCCGGCGTACCACTCCTCGAAGTCGCCGAAGAAATCGCCCCGGGCGTTGGCCTCGCCGCGTTCGTAGACCCGCTCGGCGCCGGCCGCCTCGAGCCGCGCGTCGATGGCCTTGGGCACCTCCTGGTACGTCCGCGCCCAGTCCCGGTTGCCGTTGCCGAACACCGTGTACCGCACCCCGGCGAGGCTGCCCGGCGGCAGGCTTTCAGTCCAGGTCATGAAGCGCTTGGCGTTGTCCGGCGGCATCCCCTCGTAGGAGGAAGCGACGACGGCGACCAGCCCCACCGTGGGCAGCCCGCCGGCCGCCTCGTCCAGCGGTGCGATGGTGGGGCTGTAGCCCCGCCTCCCGGCGTCGTTCGCTATCCGCTGCGCAAAGTCACGGGACGTGCCCGCGTTCGACCCGTACAGCACCCGCACCGGGACGCCGTTGGCGGCGGCCTTCGGCGCTTCCTGTTCCCTTGCTCCCGGCGCTGTGTCCGCCTGCCCTCTGTCTGCCTGCCCGACGGCGGCACTTGCCGCTGCGTCAATCCGGACGTCCCGCCGTCGGACATGTACGTAAAGCCCTTCGGGCTTCATGGTCAGGGTGTGCTTGATGTTCAGCTCATAGTTCGGGTCCGCGGCCGTGATGTCGAAGCGCTGCAGGGCCTTGGCCAGGAAGAGCATGGCCTCCTGCAGGGCAAACCCGCGGCCGATGCACGAGCGCTGCCCGTTGCCGAACGGCTTCCACGCGTTGGGCGGGATGGACTCGACGCGCTCGGGGGAGAAGCGGTCCGGGTTGAAGAGTTCGGCGTCCTCGCCCCAGGCCGCCTTGTCCCGGTGCAGCTTCGGGATCAGGACCATGAGGGGCTGGCCCTTCGCCACCTCGTACTTGCCGCCGATGACCGTGTCCTCGTAGGCCGCCACGTTGAACGCCGGGGCCGTGGGCCACAGCCGGAGCGACTCCTTGAGGATCTGGTCCAGGTACCCCAGCCGGGGCAGGTGCTCGAACCGGGCGGCTTCCGTGCCCAGCACCTCGTCAACGAGGGCCTGGGCCTTCCGCATGACCTCCGGATGCCGCAGCAGCTCGTACATCGTGAAGCTGAGCAGGCCGCTGGTGGTCTCGTGCCCGGCCACCAGGAAAGTGACCATCTGGTTGCGGACGTTGCTCTCCGGCAGGCGCTCGCCGGTCACCGGGTCCGCCGCGTTGAGCATGGTGTCCAGGATGTCCTCGCTGCCTTCCGGGCTGGGGTTGCGGCGCCGATCGCCGATGAGATGCTCGGCCACCTCGAGCATCAGCGCGTTGTCCTCCTCCAGCTGGTGCCGCTTGCGGATCATGAGCTTGTTCTGCACGGGCAGCCGGGTGGACCTGTCCCGGGACTCACTCAGGGCACGAACCATGGCCCCGATGAAGGGGTGCATCTCGTCGCGGTAGAGGCTGTTGAACCGGTAGCTGAACGAGCACAGGGCAATGGTGTCCAGGGTCAGCCGGGTGGCGTTGTCCGAGAAGTCGATCCTCGCCGTCGGGCCCAGCCGCTCCCACTTGAGCAGCAGCTGCTCGAGGATGTCGTCCATGCCGGCGAACATCTGCGTCAGCGCCTTCGGGCCGAAGGCGGGCATCAGGATCCGGTGCGCCTTTTGCCAGTTGGGTTCCTCGGTCTCGGCGGTGAACAGGCCGTCCCCGATGAAATCCCGCACCTGGCGCAGGGAGATGCCGAGCACCTTGCCGAAGCGGGTTTCGTCGCAGATTTCGTTGACGAGCTCCTGGGACGAGACTGCGATCATGCTCCGGTTGAAAACCTGGATGCGGACGATGGGCCCGTACTGTTCCGCCACTTCGACCAGGCCAAGGATGCCCTTGCTGGAGTCGATGTCCGGCAGGTTGCCGACCAGCGGTTTTGCCGGCGGCTGGGGGATGGGGGCGGTGTTCGATGAAGTCATGGTGCCCTCCTAAGCGGTCTTCATTGACACTTGCCTGTGCTGGTTCTCTATTGCTTTTCGTTGCCGGGAGGGGGCGCCACGTTGTGCTCTTCTGTGAACGGGGCTGGCCGGGCGTCACGGGCCGGGCGCAGTACAGGATACTCCCGGGGGGTGCCGGCGACTACGGGTTATTTCTTTGGGGACGGGGTTGCGGGGTTCGGGGCGGGGCCGGGGTCCTAGCCGGGACTTCATGCCGGGGCCCTAACGTGCGACCGGCACATCGGGAAGCTCAACTTCCTGCGATGATTTACGCAATTCACCTACGGGATCGGTCAAGATTTTCCGAGCTTATCCACATAGGCGGCGATATCTGTTTCGCCGGCCTGCGCGGCGTGCTCCCATGGAACGAGCAGCCGCCATCCACCACCATTCCGACAGCATCGGGTGGCCTTCACTGGGGAGAACCAATTGGCAAAGCATCTAGAACCTGCCGCTGACCGGACCACGCCAGCCGTCGACCGGCGCATCCCGCAGGACCCGCGTCCTGCCGTCCTGAGCCGTGGCGTCCTGAGCCGTGCCGTCCGGGTCGGCGCGGGCACAGCGTTCCTGGCGGTCTACGCCGTTGGATTCCCGGGCACTGGCCCCGTTCTTTCGTCCGGGCAACTGCCCGCGGAGGTGGCTGCCGCCGTCTCCGTCAACGGGGCACTCGGATCCGGCGCCGTTGCCTCCGGCTCCGTTTCGGGCCCCTCCATTTCGGGCGCAAGCTCCGTCACGGCCTCCGGGAACGCGTTCCTGTCCTACAGCCAGACTCCCGTCTTCACCGTGGCACAGTCGGTGAACCAGCAACTCGACGTGCTCTCCACCAAGGTGCGGCGCCCGGCGGCCGGAACCCTGATGGCGCCGTTGGCCGTCCTGGTCCCCACCTCGCACTTTGGCCTCAGGACAAGTCCCATCACCGGCTCGGCGGGTGAGTTCCACTGGGGCCAGGATTTTGCTGCAGCCTGCGGCACCAACGTCTATGCAGCCGATGCCGGCGTGGTACGGACAGTGGGATGGCATCCGTGGGGCGGCGGCAACCGTGTGGAAATCGACCACGGCAACGGCCTGATCACCACCTACAACCACCTCGAAGGCATCGGTGTGAAGAAGGGCCAGACCGTCCAGGTGGGGCAACTCATCGCCAAGGTCGGGACCACCGGCGCATCAACCGGATGCCACCTCCACTTCGAAACCATTCTTAACGGCAAACACGCGGACCCCGACAACTGGACCCTGCTGCGCCACCGTTCCGCCGGGCCGGTTCCCGGTGTGAAGATGACCGACTACCGCAACGGCACCGCTTCGGGGACGCCGAGCTGGGCTATTCCGGTCGGCGTGAGTGCTCACAACAATGCGTCGGACGAAGGGCATGAAACGGCGGCCAGCGCTGTTGCCGCGGCGATCTATTGGCAGCCCGCCGCGTCCGTTTCCGCAGCCACGCCTTCAGATTGGCTGACCCCGCTGCCTGCCGCGAAGGTTGCCGCGCCCAAGCCTGCAAAGCCGGTTCCCGCCCCGAAGGTTGCCGCGCCCAAACCTGCAAAGCCGGCTCCCGCTCCGAAGGGCGCGCCGAAGGTGACCAAGCCGGCTCCGGCTCCGACGGTCACTGCGCCCAAGCCGACGAAACCGGCTCCGGCTCCTGCACCTGTTGTCGCCCCGGCCCCGGCCCCGGTTGTCGAGCCGGCTCCAGCACCGGCGCCGGTTGTCGCCCCGGCCCCGGCGCCGGTGGTCGCCCCGGCCCCGGTTGTCGATCCGGCTCCAGCACCGGCACCGGCACCTGCGCCAGCTCCCGCACCTGCTCCGGCCCCCGCTCCGGTTGTGGATCCGGTTCCGGCTCCCGCTCCGGCGCCAGCTCCGGCCCCGGCACCTGCTCCGATTGTGGATCCGGTTCCCGCACCGGCTCCGGTTCCCGCGCCGGCCCCTGCTCCTGCTCCGGCTCCCGTTGTCGACCCGGTTCCCGCTCCCGCGCCTGCTCCGGCGCCTGCGCCTGCACCGGCTCCGCAAGAAATCCAGGAACCGGCACCGGCCCCGGCAACCGAACCTGCCGCCGCCGCTGCAGCCCCCGCGGAGGCCACCAAGTAGCCACAACAAAATAGACCGCGCGGAGAGATCCGCGCATAAAAGGCAAGCGACGGCGATGAGTCCCTGGGAGGGGCTCATCGCCGTCTGGCTTGCCAGGGCCTCACAGTTCAGGTTTCCCGCTGCCTCATAATTTCCTGCTGCCTCATAAGGTGCCGTGCAGGACCAGATATAGGCTCGGATTCATTAATGCGAATGATTATTGATAGCATGAGGCGGTCCCGTAAGCCTTCCTAGAAATGACCCCACGATGCCAACTCCCGCCCTGTCGGTAAGGAACCTCGCGCTTTCCCTCGGTGCCCGGGAGTTGGTGCAGCCGCTGACGTTCACCGTTGGTACAGGGGAGCGAGTGGCACTGCTTGGTGCATCCGGTTCCGGGAAGTCCCTGACAGCCTCAGCCCTGACTGGCACTGTGCCGGAAGGAATCACCGCGAGCGGTGACGTAGCCTTTTCCACGACGGCCGGCACCCGGCCCGGTGCCGGTAGTGCTGCACTGATCAGGCAGGATCCGGCCAGTGCACTCAACCCGCTGGTTCCGGTGGGCAAGCAGGTGGCCATGCCGTTGCGCAGGTTCGGCCTTAGCCGGCGGGAAGCACAGGCGGAGGCCGGACGGCTGCTGGTACGTGCTGGGATGGATGGAACCGACCGGATCCTGCCGCGATACACGGGGGAACTGTCCGGCGGGCAGCTTCAGCGGGTGTGCATCGCGCTTGCCCTTGCCTGCGGCAGCAACGTGCTGGTGGCCGATGAGCCGACCACCGCGCTGGATGCGGTCACCCAGCGCAAAGTTCTTGCCACCCTCCGCACCTTGGCGACTGAGGGCCGCAGCCTTGTCTTCATCACGCACGATCTGCCGGTGGCGGCGTCCCTGTGCACCAGGGCGCTGGTGATGTCGGCAGGCAGGATCGTCGAGGACGTTCCGATGCGCGAGCTGCTGGACAACCCGCAGCACCCGTATGCCCGGCGCTTGGTCGAGGCCGGAAGGCGGGCTTCACTGCCGCTGGCGGCGGCAGCGTGACTGGCGGCAGCGTGACTGGCAGCAGCACAACGGGCAGCAGCGTGAGCGACGCCCTCCGCGTCACCACCCGCACCGGAGGAACGAATGCCGGCGGCTCAACCGGCCGCCCCCCAACCTGCCCTCCCACGCCCGGCGACCTCACGGCGGACAGCCTCTCGTTCGCCTACCCGCCGCGGGGCTTTCTGCGAAAATCTCCCGGGCACGCGCTTCAGGACATAACCCTCCGGCTCTCCCCGGGGAGCAGCACAGCCCTGGTGGGACGTTCCGGGTCCGGCAAGTCCACGCTGGTGCGCATCATGCTGGCGCTGACCAAGCCCTCCAGCGGCACGGTGTCCCTCGGTCCCCGTCCCGTTCAGCCGGGCTCCGCCAGGGCCCTCCGCTGGTACCGGCGGTCCGTGCAGTACGTTCCGCAAAACCCTGCCGGCAGCCTGGATCCGCGTATGACCGTGGCCCAGCTGCTCACTGAGCCGCTCCGGCAACTGCGGGTCGAGGGAAACCACCGGATGCTGGTGGCCCAGGCACTGGAGCGTGTGGAGGTGGCTGCAGCGCTGCTGGACCGCCGCCCGGGCGAGCTTTCCGGGGGCCAGAACCAGAGGGTCGCCGTGGCCCGCGCACTGGTTGCCTCACCTTCCTACCTGCTGGCCGACGAGCCCGTGAGTGGACTTGACCTGCCACTGCGGGACACCGTCCTGGCCCTGCTCGACAGCCTGGTCCGGCACGACGGCCTGGGACTGCTCCTGGTCACCCACGACCTTGCCACTGCAGCCAGGATGTGCGGCACCACTGCTGTCCTCGACGACGGCCGGATCGTGGAGCACGGTCCCACACACCAGGTTCTTAAGGATCCCCGGAATGAGGCCACGGCGGCCCTTCTCGAGGCATCGCCGGACCTGCTGCGCACTTACGCATAGCTCCGGCTCCCAGGGCGGGGGCCACTTTCATGATGAACAGAAGGAACAGGTACTACCGTGGCTAAACCGCGACTAAAAACAGGGGTAACCGCACTATTTTCTGTGCTGCTGGCAGCGGGTCTGGCCGGGTGCTTTCCCGCCGGCAA is from Arthrobacter sp. QXT-31 and encodes:
- a CDS encoding ABC transporter ATP-binding protein: MTGSSTTGSSVSDALRVTTRTGGTNAGGSTGRPPTCPPTPGDLTADSLSFAYPPRGFLRKSPGHALQDITLRLSPGSSTALVGRSGSGKSTLVRIMLALTKPSSGTVSLGPRPVQPGSARALRWYRRSVQYVPQNPAGSLDPRMTVAQLLTEPLRQLRVEGNHRMLVAQALERVEVAAALLDRRPGELSGGQNQRVAVARALVASPSYLLADEPVSGLDLPLRDTVLALLDSLVRHDGLGLLLVTHDLATAARMCGTTAVLDDGRIVEHGPTHQVLKDPRNEATAALLEASPDLLRTYA